A single region of the Sus scrofa isolate TJ Tabasco breed Duroc chromosome 17, Sscrofa11.1, whole genome shotgun sequence genome encodes:
- the UCKL1 gene encoding uridine-cytidine kinase-like 1 isoform X7: MAAPPASADAPGPAPPPPAAGDRPERPEGKSETPCEDRSAESLDRLLPPVGAGRSPRKRTTSQCKSEPPLLRTSKRTIYTAGRPPWYNEHGTQSKEAFAIGLGGGSASGKTTVARMIIEALDVPWVVLLSMDSFYKVLTRQQQEQAAHNNFNFDHPDAFDFDLIISTLKKLKQGKSVKVPIYDFTTHSRKKDWKTLYGANVIIFEGIMAFADKTLLELLDMKIFVDTDSDIRLVRRLRRDISERGRDIEGVIKQYNKFVKPAFDQYIQPTMRLADIVVPRGSGNTVAIDLIVQHVHSQLEEAVLTSDCGVSRAAVTDAPPRSLVSPRVAAAARAECQRKLRWDVAALASAHQCHPLPQTLSVLKSTPQVRGMHTIIRDRETSRDEFIFYSKRLMRLLIEHALSFLPFQDCVVQTPQGQDYAGKCYAGKQITGVSILRAGETMEPALRAVCKDVRIGTILIQTNQLTGEPELHYLRLPKDISDDHVILMDCTVSTGAAAMMAVRVLLDHDVPEDKIFLLSLLMAEMGVHSVAYAFPRVRIITTAVDKRVNDLFRIIPGIGNFGDRYFGTDAVPDGSDEEEGGSAS, translated from the exons ATGGCTGCGCCCCCAGCCTCGGCCGACGCCCCCGGCCCAGCCCCGCCGCCCCCCGCGGCTGGAGACCGGCCGGAGCGGCCGGAGGGGAAGAGCGAGACCCCGTGCGAGGACCG CAGTGCAGAGTCCTTGGACAGGCTCCTCCCACCCGTGGGCGCCGGGCGCTCGCCCCGAAAGCGCACCACCAGCCAGTGCAAGTCTGAGCCGCCCCTGCTGCGAACCAGCAAGCGCACCATCTACACCGCAGGGCGGCCACCCTGGTACAACGAGCACGGCACACAGTCCAAGGAGGCCTTTGCCATCG GCCTGGGGGGCGGCAGTGCCTCTGGGAAGACCACTGTGGCCAGAATGATCATTGAGGCCCTGGATGTGCCCTGGGTGGTCCTGCTGTCCATGGATTCCTTCTACAAG GTGCTCACcaggcagcagcaggagcaggctGCCCACAACAATTTCAACTTCGACCACCCCGATGCCTTTGACTTCGACCTCATCATCTCCACCCTCAAGAAGCTGAAGCAGGGCAAGAGCGTCAAGGTGCCCATCTATGACTTCACCACCCACAGCCGGAAGAAGGACTGG AAAACGCTCTACGGTGCGAACGTCATCATTTTCGAGGGCATCATGGCCTTTGCTGACAAGACCCTGCTGGAG CTCCTGGACATGAAGATCTTTGTGGACACGGACTCCGACATCCGCCTGGTGCGGCGGCTGCGCCGCGACATCAGCGAGCGGGGCCGGGACATCGAGGGCGTCATCAAGCAGTACAACAAGTTCGTGAAGCCTGCCTTCGACCAGTACATCCAGCCCACCATGCGCCTGGCGGACATCGTGGTGCCCCGGG GGAGCGGAAACACCGTGGCCATCGACCTGATCGTGCAGCACGTACACAGCCAGCTGGAGGAG GCTGTGCTGACCAGCGATTGCGGGGTGAGCCGTGCTGCCGTCACTGACGCCCCACCCCGTTCCCTTGTGTCTCCCCGTGTTGCTGCCGCAGCGCGAGCTGAGTGTCAG AGGAAGCTGCGCTGGGATGT GGCTGCGCTGGCCTCCGCGCACCagtgccaccccctgccccagacgCTGAGTGTCCTCAAGAGCACACCGCAGGTGCGCGGCATGCATACCATCATCAG GGACCGGGAGACCAGCCGCGACGAGTTCATCTTCTACTCCAAGAGGCTGATGCGGCTGCTCATCGAGCATGCGCTGTCCTTCCTGCCCTTCCag GACTGCGTGGTGCAGACCCCGCAGGGGCAGGACTACGCGGGCAAGTGCTACGCCGGGAAGCAG ATCACGGGCGTGTCCATCCTGCGGGCGGGCGAGACCATGGAGCCTGCACTGCGGGCCGTGTGCAAGGACGTGCGCATCGGCACCATCCTCATCCAGACCAACCAGCTCACCGGGGAGCCCGAG CTCCACTACCTGCGGCTCCCCAAGGACATCAGCGATGACCACGTGATCCTGATGGACTGCACGGTGTCCACTGGCGCCGCAGCCATGATGGCCGTGCGGGTGCTGCTG GACCACGACGTGCCAGAGGACAAGATCTTCCTGCTGTCGCTGCTCATGGCCGAGATGGGCGTCCACTCGGTGGCCTACGCGTTCCCCCGCGTGCGGATCATCACCACGGCAGTGGACAAGCGCGTCAACGACCTCTTCCGCATCATCCCCGGCATCG GGAACTTTGGCGACCGCTACTTCGGGACTGACGCTGTCCCCGACGGCAGCGACGAGGAGGAGGGGGGCTCTGCCAGCTAG
- the UCKL1 gene encoding uridine-cytidine kinase-like 1 isoform X6, with the protein MAAPPASADAPGPAPPPPAAGDRPERPEGKSETPCEDRSSAESLDRLLPPVGAGRSPRKRTTSQCKSEPPLLRTSKRTIYTAGRPPWYNEHGTQSKEAFAIGLGGGSASGKTTVARMIIEALDVPWVVLLSMDSFYKVLTRQQQEQAAHNNFNFDHPDAFDFDLIISTLKKLKQGKSVKVPIYDFTTHSRKKDWKTLYGANVIIFEGIMAFADKTLLELLDMKIFVDTDSDIRLVRRLRRDISERGRDIEGVIKQYNKFVKPAFDQYIQPTMRLADIVVPRGSGNTVAIDLIVQHVHSQLEEAVLTSDCGVSRAAVTDAPPRSLVSPRVAAAARAECQRKLRWDVAALASAHQCHPLPQTLSVLKSTPQVRGMHTIIRDRETSRDEFIFYSKRLMRLLIEHALSFLPFQDCVVQTPQGQDYAGKCYAGKQITGVSILRAGETMEPALRAVCKDVRIGTILIQTNQLTGEPELHYLRLPKDISDDHVILMDCTVSTGAAAMMAVRVLLDHDVPEDKIFLLSLLMAEMGVHSVAYAFPRVRIITTAVDKRVNDLFRIIPGIGNFGDRYFGTDAVPDGSDEEEGGSAS; encoded by the exons ATGGCTGCGCCCCCAGCCTCGGCCGACGCCCCCGGCCCAGCCCCGCCGCCCCCCGCGGCTGGAGACCGGCCGGAGCGGCCGGAGGGGAAGAGCGAGACCCCGTGCGAGGACCG CAGCAGTGCAGAGTCCTTGGACAGGCTCCTCCCACCCGTGGGCGCCGGGCGCTCGCCCCGAAAGCGCACCACCAGCCAGTGCAAGTCTGAGCCGCCCCTGCTGCGAACCAGCAAGCGCACCATCTACACCGCAGGGCGGCCACCCTGGTACAACGAGCACGGCACACAGTCCAAGGAGGCCTTTGCCATCG GCCTGGGGGGCGGCAGTGCCTCTGGGAAGACCACTGTGGCCAGAATGATCATTGAGGCCCTGGATGTGCCCTGGGTGGTCCTGCTGTCCATGGATTCCTTCTACAAG GTGCTCACcaggcagcagcaggagcaggctGCCCACAACAATTTCAACTTCGACCACCCCGATGCCTTTGACTTCGACCTCATCATCTCCACCCTCAAGAAGCTGAAGCAGGGCAAGAGCGTCAAGGTGCCCATCTATGACTTCACCACCCACAGCCGGAAGAAGGACTGG AAAACGCTCTACGGTGCGAACGTCATCATTTTCGAGGGCATCATGGCCTTTGCTGACAAGACCCTGCTGGAG CTCCTGGACATGAAGATCTTTGTGGACACGGACTCCGACATCCGCCTGGTGCGGCGGCTGCGCCGCGACATCAGCGAGCGGGGCCGGGACATCGAGGGCGTCATCAAGCAGTACAACAAGTTCGTGAAGCCTGCCTTCGACCAGTACATCCAGCCCACCATGCGCCTGGCGGACATCGTGGTGCCCCGGG GGAGCGGAAACACCGTGGCCATCGACCTGATCGTGCAGCACGTACACAGCCAGCTGGAGGAG GCTGTGCTGACCAGCGATTGCGGGGTGAGCCGTGCTGCCGTCACTGACGCCCCACCCCGTTCCCTTGTGTCTCCCCGTGTTGCTGCCGCAGCGCGAGCTGAGTGTCAG AGGAAGCTGCGCTGGGATGT GGCTGCGCTGGCCTCCGCGCACCagtgccaccccctgccccagacgCTGAGTGTCCTCAAGAGCACACCGCAGGTGCGCGGCATGCATACCATCATCAG GGACCGGGAGACCAGCCGCGACGAGTTCATCTTCTACTCCAAGAGGCTGATGCGGCTGCTCATCGAGCATGCGCTGTCCTTCCTGCCCTTCCag GACTGCGTGGTGCAGACCCCGCAGGGGCAGGACTACGCGGGCAAGTGCTACGCCGGGAAGCAG ATCACGGGCGTGTCCATCCTGCGGGCGGGCGAGACCATGGAGCCTGCACTGCGGGCCGTGTGCAAGGACGTGCGCATCGGCACCATCCTCATCCAGACCAACCAGCTCACCGGGGAGCCCGAG CTCCACTACCTGCGGCTCCCCAAGGACATCAGCGATGACCACGTGATCCTGATGGACTGCACGGTGTCCACTGGCGCCGCAGCCATGATGGCCGTGCGGGTGCTGCTG GACCACGACGTGCCAGAGGACAAGATCTTCCTGCTGTCGCTGCTCATGGCCGAGATGGGCGTCCACTCGGTGGCCTACGCGTTCCCCCGCGTGCGGATCATCACCACGGCAGTGGACAAGCGCGTCAACGACCTCTTCCGCATCATCCCCGGCATCG GGAACTTTGGCGACCGCTACTTCGGGACTGACGCTGTCCCCGACGGCAGCGACGAGGAGGAGGGGGGCTCTGCCAGCTAG
- the UCKL1 gene encoding uridine-cytidine kinase-like 1 isoform X12, producing MAAPPASADAPGPAPPPPAAGDRPERPEGKSETPCEDRSAESLDRLLPPVGAGRSPRKRTTSQCKSEPPLLRTSKRTIYTAGRPPWYNEHGTQSKEAFAIGLGGGSASGKTTVARMIIEALDVPWVVLLSMDSFYKVLTRQQQEQAAHNNFNFDHPDAFDFDLIISTLKKLKQGKSVKVPIYDFTTHSRKKDWKTLYGANVIIFEGIMAFADKTLLELLDMKIFVDTDSDIRLVRRLRRDISERGRDIEGVIKQYNKFVKPAFDQYIQPTMRLADIVVPRGSGNTVAIDLIVQHVHSQLEERKLRWDVAALASAHQCHPLPQTLSVLKSTPQVRGMHTIIRDRETSRDEFIFYSKRLMRLLIEHALSFLPFQDCVVQTPQGQDYAGKCYAGKQITGVSILRAGETMEPALRAVCKDVRIGTILIQTNQLTGEPELHYLRLPKDISDDHVILMDCTVSTGAAAMMAVRVLLDHDVPEDKIFLLSLLMAEMGVHSVAYAFPRVRIITTAVDKRVNDLFRIIPGIGNFGDRYFGTDAVPDGSDEEEGGSAS from the exons ATGGCTGCGCCCCCAGCCTCGGCCGACGCCCCCGGCCCAGCCCCGCCGCCCCCCGCGGCTGGAGACCGGCCGGAGCGGCCGGAGGGGAAGAGCGAGACCCCGTGCGAGGACCG CAGTGCAGAGTCCTTGGACAGGCTCCTCCCACCCGTGGGCGCCGGGCGCTCGCCCCGAAAGCGCACCACCAGCCAGTGCAAGTCTGAGCCGCCCCTGCTGCGAACCAGCAAGCGCACCATCTACACCGCAGGGCGGCCACCCTGGTACAACGAGCACGGCACACAGTCCAAGGAGGCCTTTGCCATCG GCCTGGGGGGCGGCAGTGCCTCTGGGAAGACCACTGTGGCCAGAATGATCATTGAGGCCCTGGATGTGCCCTGGGTGGTCCTGCTGTCCATGGATTCCTTCTACAAG GTGCTCACcaggcagcagcaggagcaggctGCCCACAACAATTTCAACTTCGACCACCCCGATGCCTTTGACTTCGACCTCATCATCTCCACCCTCAAGAAGCTGAAGCAGGGCAAGAGCGTCAAGGTGCCCATCTATGACTTCACCACCCACAGCCGGAAGAAGGACTGG AAAACGCTCTACGGTGCGAACGTCATCATTTTCGAGGGCATCATGGCCTTTGCTGACAAGACCCTGCTGGAG CTCCTGGACATGAAGATCTTTGTGGACACGGACTCCGACATCCGCCTGGTGCGGCGGCTGCGCCGCGACATCAGCGAGCGGGGCCGGGACATCGAGGGCGTCATCAAGCAGTACAACAAGTTCGTGAAGCCTGCCTTCGACCAGTACATCCAGCCCACCATGCGCCTGGCGGACATCGTGGTGCCCCGGG GGAGCGGAAACACCGTGGCCATCGACCTGATCGTGCAGCACGTACACAGCCAGCTGGAGGAG AGGAAGCTGCGCTGGGATGT GGCTGCGCTGGCCTCCGCGCACCagtgccaccccctgccccagacgCTGAGTGTCCTCAAGAGCACACCGCAGGTGCGCGGCATGCATACCATCATCAG GGACCGGGAGACCAGCCGCGACGAGTTCATCTTCTACTCCAAGAGGCTGATGCGGCTGCTCATCGAGCATGCGCTGTCCTTCCTGCCCTTCCag GACTGCGTGGTGCAGACCCCGCAGGGGCAGGACTACGCGGGCAAGTGCTACGCCGGGAAGCAG ATCACGGGCGTGTCCATCCTGCGGGCGGGCGAGACCATGGAGCCTGCACTGCGGGCCGTGTGCAAGGACGTGCGCATCGGCACCATCCTCATCCAGACCAACCAGCTCACCGGGGAGCCCGAG CTCCACTACCTGCGGCTCCCCAAGGACATCAGCGATGACCACGTGATCCTGATGGACTGCACGGTGTCCACTGGCGCCGCAGCCATGATGGCCGTGCGGGTGCTGCTG GACCACGACGTGCCAGAGGACAAGATCTTCCTGCTGTCGCTGCTCATGGCCGAGATGGGCGTCCACTCGGTGGCCTACGCGTTCCCCCGCGTGCGGATCATCACCACGGCAGTGGACAAGCGCGTCAACGACCTCTTCCGCATCATCCCCGGCATCG GGAACTTTGGCGACCGCTACTTCGGGACTGACGCTGTCCCCGACGGCAGCGACGAGGAGGAGGGGGGCTCTGCCAGCTAG
- the UCKL1 gene encoding uridine-cytidine kinase-like 1 isoform X13: MAAPPASADAPGPAPPPPAAGDRPERPEGKSETPCEDRSAESLDRLLPPVGAGRSPRKRTTSQCKSEPPLLRTSKRTIYTAGRPPWYNEHGTQSKEAFAIGLGGGSASGKTTVARMIIEALDVPWVVLLSMDSFYKVLTRQQQEQAAHNNFNFDHPDAFDFDLIISTLKKLKQGKSVKVPIYDFTTHSRKKDWKTLYGANVIIFEGIMAFADKTLLELLDMKIFVDTDSDIRLVRRLRRDISERGRDIEGVIKQYNKFVKPAFDQYIQPTMRLADIVVPRGSGNTVAIDLIVQHVHSQLEERELSVRAALASAHQCHPLPQTLSVLKSTPQVRGMHTIIRDRETSRDEFIFYSKRLMRLLIEHALSFLPFQDCVVQTPQGQDYAGKCYAGKQITGVSILRAGETMEPALRAVCKDVRIGTILIQTNQLTGEPELHYLRLPKDISDDHVILMDCTVSTGAAAMMAVRVLLDHDVPEDKIFLLSLLMAEMGVHSVAYAFPRVRIITTAVDKRVNDLFRIIPGIGNFGDRYFGTDAVPDGSDEEEGGSAS, from the exons ATGGCTGCGCCCCCAGCCTCGGCCGACGCCCCCGGCCCAGCCCCGCCGCCCCCCGCGGCTGGAGACCGGCCGGAGCGGCCGGAGGGGAAGAGCGAGACCCCGTGCGAGGACCG CAGTGCAGAGTCCTTGGACAGGCTCCTCCCACCCGTGGGCGCCGGGCGCTCGCCCCGAAAGCGCACCACCAGCCAGTGCAAGTCTGAGCCGCCCCTGCTGCGAACCAGCAAGCGCACCATCTACACCGCAGGGCGGCCACCCTGGTACAACGAGCACGGCACACAGTCCAAGGAGGCCTTTGCCATCG GCCTGGGGGGCGGCAGTGCCTCTGGGAAGACCACTGTGGCCAGAATGATCATTGAGGCCCTGGATGTGCCCTGGGTGGTCCTGCTGTCCATGGATTCCTTCTACAAG GTGCTCACcaggcagcagcaggagcaggctGCCCACAACAATTTCAACTTCGACCACCCCGATGCCTTTGACTTCGACCTCATCATCTCCACCCTCAAGAAGCTGAAGCAGGGCAAGAGCGTCAAGGTGCCCATCTATGACTTCACCACCCACAGCCGGAAGAAGGACTGG AAAACGCTCTACGGTGCGAACGTCATCATTTTCGAGGGCATCATGGCCTTTGCTGACAAGACCCTGCTGGAG CTCCTGGACATGAAGATCTTTGTGGACACGGACTCCGACATCCGCCTGGTGCGGCGGCTGCGCCGCGACATCAGCGAGCGGGGCCGGGACATCGAGGGCGTCATCAAGCAGTACAACAAGTTCGTGAAGCCTGCCTTCGACCAGTACATCCAGCCCACCATGCGCCTGGCGGACATCGTGGTGCCCCGGG GGAGCGGAAACACCGTGGCCATCGACCTGATCGTGCAGCACGTACACAGCCAGCTGGAGGAG CGCGAGCTGAGTGTCAG GGCTGCGCTGGCCTCCGCGCACCagtgccaccccctgccccagacgCTGAGTGTCCTCAAGAGCACACCGCAGGTGCGCGGCATGCATACCATCATCAG GGACCGGGAGACCAGCCGCGACGAGTTCATCTTCTACTCCAAGAGGCTGATGCGGCTGCTCATCGAGCATGCGCTGTCCTTCCTGCCCTTCCag GACTGCGTGGTGCAGACCCCGCAGGGGCAGGACTACGCGGGCAAGTGCTACGCCGGGAAGCAG ATCACGGGCGTGTCCATCCTGCGGGCGGGCGAGACCATGGAGCCTGCACTGCGGGCCGTGTGCAAGGACGTGCGCATCGGCACCATCCTCATCCAGACCAACCAGCTCACCGGGGAGCCCGAG CTCCACTACCTGCGGCTCCCCAAGGACATCAGCGATGACCACGTGATCCTGATGGACTGCACGGTGTCCACTGGCGCCGCAGCCATGATGGCCGTGCGGGTGCTGCTG GACCACGACGTGCCAGAGGACAAGATCTTCCTGCTGTCGCTGCTCATGGCCGAGATGGGCGTCCACTCGGTGGCCTACGCGTTCCCCCGCGTGCGGATCATCACCACGGCAGTGGACAAGCGCGTCAACGACCTCTTCCGCATCATCCCCGGCATCG GGAACTTTGGCGACCGCTACTTCGGGACTGACGCTGTCCCCGACGGCAGCGACGAGGAGGAGGGGGGCTCTGCCAGCTAG
- the UCKL1 gene encoding uridine-cytidine kinase-like 1 isoform X10 codes for MAAPPASADAPGPAPPPPAAGDRPERPEGKSETPCEDRSSAESLDRLLPPVGAGRSPRKRTTSQCKSEPPLLRTSKRTIYTAGRPPWYNEHGTQSKEAFAIGLGGGSASGKTTVARMIIEALDVPWVVLLSMDSFYKVLTRQQQEQAAHNNFNFDHPDAFDFDLIISTLKKLKQGKSVKVPIYDFTTHSRKKDWKTLYGANVIIFEGIMAFADKTLLELLDMKIFVDTDSDIRLVRRLRRDISERGRDIEGVIKQYNKFVKPAFDQYIQPTMRLADIVVPRGSGNTVAIDLIVQHVHSQLEERKLRWDVAALASAHQCHPLPQTLSVLKSTPQVRGMHTIIRDRETSRDEFIFYSKRLMRLLIEHALSFLPFQDCVVQTPQGQDYAGKCYAGKQITGVSILRAGETMEPALRAVCKDVRIGTILIQTNQLTGEPELHYLRLPKDISDDHVILMDCTVSTGAAAMMAVRVLLDHDVPEDKIFLLSLLMAEMGVHSVAYAFPRVRIITTAVDKRVNDLFRIIPGIGNFGDRYFGTDAVPDGSDEEEGGSAS; via the exons ATGGCTGCGCCCCCAGCCTCGGCCGACGCCCCCGGCCCAGCCCCGCCGCCCCCCGCGGCTGGAGACCGGCCGGAGCGGCCGGAGGGGAAGAGCGAGACCCCGTGCGAGGACCG CAGCAGTGCAGAGTCCTTGGACAGGCTCCTCCCACCCGTGGGCGCCGGGCGCTCGCCCCGAAAGCGCACCACCAGCCAGTGCAAGTCTGAGCCGCCCCTGCTGCGAACCAGCAAGCGCACCATCTACACCGCAGGGCGGCCACCCTGGTACAACGAGCACGGCACACAGTCCAAGGAGGCCTTTGCCATCG GCCTGGGGGGCGGCAGTGCCTCTGGGAAGACCACTGTGGCCAGAATGATCATTGAGGCCCTGGATGTGCCCTGGGTGGTCCTGCTGTCCATGGATTCCTTCTACAAG GTGCTCACcaggcagcagcaggagcaggctGCCCACAACAATTTCAACTTCGACCACCCCGATGCCTTTGACTTCGACCTCATCATCTCCACCCTCAAGAAGCTGAAGCAGGGCAAGAGCGTCAAGGTGCCCATCTATGACTTCACCACCCACAGCCGGAAGAAGGACTGG AAAACGCTCTACGGTGCGAACGTCATCATTTTCGAGGGCATCATGGCCTTTGCTGACAAGACCCTGCTGGAG CTCCTGGACATGAAGATCTTTGTGGACACGGACTCCGACATCCGCCTGGTGCGGCGGCTGCGCCGCGACATCAGCGAGCGGGGCCGGGACATCGAGGGCGTCATCAAGCAGTACAACAAGTTCGTGAAGCCTGCCTTCGACCAGTACATCCAGCCCACCATGCGCCTGGCGGACATCGTGGTGCCCCGGG GGAGCGGAAACACCGTGGCCATCGACCTGATCGTGCAGCACGTACACAGCCAGCTGGAGGAG AGGAAGCTGCGCTGGGATGT GGCTGCGCTGGCCTCCGCGCACCagtgccaccccctgccccagacgCTGAGTGTCCTCAAGAGCACACCGCAGGTGCGCGGCATGCATACCATCATCAG GGACCGGGAGACCAGCCGCGACGAGTTCATCTTCTACTCCAAGAGGCTGATGCGGCTGCTCATCGAGCATGCGCTGTCCTTCCTGCCCTTCCag GACTGCGTGGTGCAGACCCCGCAGGGGCAGGACTACGCGGGCAAGTGCTACGCCGGGAAGCAG ATCACGGGCGTGTCCATCCTGCGGGCGGGCGAGACCATGGAGCCTGCACTGCGGGCCGTGTGCAAGGACGTGCGCATCGGCACCATCCTCATCCAGACCAACCAGCTCACCGGGGAGCCCGAG CTCCACTACCTGCGGCTCCCCAAGGACATCAGCGATGACCACGTGATCCTGATGGACTGCACGGTGTCCACTGGCGCCGCAGCCATGATGGCCGTGCGGGTGCTGCTG GACCACGACGTGCCAGAGGACAAGATCTTCCTGCTGTCGCTGCTCATGGCCGAGATGGGCGTCCACTCGGTGGCCTACGCGTTCCCCCGCGTGCGGATCATCACCACGGCAGTGGACAAGCGCGTCAACGACCTCTTCCGCATCATCCCCGGCATCG GGAACTTTGGCGACCGCTACTTCGGGACTGACGCTGTCCCCGACGGCAGCGACGAGGAGGAGGGGGGCTCTGCCAGCTAG
- the UCKL1 gene encoding uridine-cytidine kinase-like 1 isoform X2 yields MLSACGLPRAPCSGPELHPQWGSHRGWTHVLQGLSGAPPVPELSSRLPWTRPSAAGAGFQPSLFLRQWPELPCAPACPVLGLSSAQTEQDSGNTLTSSAESLDRLLPPVGAGRSPRKRTTSQCKSEPPLLRTSKRTIYTAGRPPWYNEHGTQSKEAFAIGLGGGSASGKTTVARMIIEALDVPWVVLLSMDSFYKVLTRQQQEQAAHNNFNFDHPDAFDFDLIISTLKKLKQGKSVKVPIYDFTTHSRKKDWKTLYGANVIIFEGIMAFADKTLLELLDMKIFVDTDSDIRLVRRLRRDISERGRDIEGVIKQYNKFVKPAFDQYIQPTMRLADIVVPRGSGNTVAIDLIVQHVHSQLEEAVLTSDCGVSRAAVTDAPPRSLVSPRVAAAARAECQRKLRWDVAALASAHQCHPLPQTLSVLKSTPQVRGMHTIIRDRETSRDEFIFYSKRLMRLLIEHALSFLPFQDCVVQTPQGQDYAGKCYAGKQITGVSILRAGETMEPALRAVCKDVRIGTILIQTNQLTGEPELHYLRLPKDISDDHVILMDCTVSTGAAAMMAVRVLLDHDVPEDKIFLLSLLMAEMGVHSVAYAFPRVRIITTAVDKRVNDLFRIIPGIGNFGDRYFGTDAVPDGSDEEEGGSAS; encoded by the exons ATGCTGTCTGCGTGCGGCCTTCCCCGGGCCCCTTGCTCCGGTCCCGAGCTGCACCCACAGTGGGGTTCCCACCGTGGGTGGACACACGTCCTGCAGGGGTTGTCTGGGGCACCCCCAGTTCCCGAACTTTCTTCCCGCCTGCCCTGGACCCGTCCCTCTGCGGCTGGGGCAGGCTTTCAGCCCAGTCTCTTTCTTAGGCAGTGGCCAGAACTGCCTTGTGCCCCAGCTTGTCCTGTCCTGGGGCTGTCTTCAGCACAGACTGAGCAGGATTCTGGCAACACTCTCACCAG CAGTGCAGAGTCCTTGGACAGGCTCCTCCCACCCGTGGGCGCCGGGCGCTCGCCCCGAAAGCGCACCACCAGCCAGTGCAAGTCTGAGCCGCCCCTGCTGCGAACCAGCAAGCGCACCATCTACACCGCAGGGCGGCCACCCTGGTACAACGAGCACGGCACACAGTCCAAGGAGGCCTTTGCCATCG GCCTGGGGGGCGGCAGTGCCTCTGGGAAGACCACTGTGGCCAGAATGATCATTGAGGCCCTGGATGTGCCCTGGGTGGTCCTGCTGTCCATGGATTCCTTCTACAAG GTGCTCACcaggcagcagcaggagcaggctGCCCACAACAATTTCAACTTCGACCACCCCGATGCCTTTGACTTCGACCTCATCATCTCCACCCTCAAGAAGCTGAAGCAGGGCAAGAGCGTCAAGGTGCCCATCTATGACTTCACCACCCACAGCCGGAAGAAGGACTGG AAAACGCTCTACGGTGCGAACGTCATCATTTTCGAGGGCATCATGGCCTTTGCTGACAAGACCCTGCTGGAG CTCCTGGACATGAAGATCTTTGTGGACACGGACTCCGACATCCGCCTGGTGCGGCGGCTGCGCCGCGACATCAGCGAGCGGGGCCGGGACATCGAGGGCGTCATCAAGCAGTACAACAAGTTCGTGAAGCCTGCCTTCGACCAGTACATCCAGCCCACCATGCGCCTGGCGGACATCGTGGTGCCCCGGG GGAGCGGAAACACCGTGGCCATCGACCTGATCGTGCAGCACGTACACAGCCAGCTGGAGGAG GCTGTGCTGACCAGCGATTGCGGGGTGAGCCGTGCTGCCGTCACTGACGCCCCACCCCGTTCCCTTGTGTCTCCCCGTGTTGCTGCCGCAGCGCGAGCTGAGTGTCAG AGGAAGCTGCGCTGGGATGT GGCTGCGCTGGCCTCCGCGCACCagtgccaccccctgccccagacgCTGAGTGTCCTCAAGAGCACACCGCAGGTGCGCGGCATGCATACCATCATCAG GGACCGGGAGACCAGCCGCGACGAGTTCATCTTCTACTCCAAGAGGCTGATGCGGCTGCTCATCGAGCATGCGCTGTCCTTCCTGCCCTTCCag GACTGCGTGGTGCAGACCCCGCAGGGGCAGGACTACGCGGGCAAGTGCTACGCCGGGAAGCAG ATCACGGGCGTGTCCATCCTGCGGGCGGGCGAGACCATGGAGCCTGCACTGCGGGCCGTGTGCAAGGACGTGCGCATCGGCACCATCCTCATCCAGACCAACCAGCTCACCGGGGAGCCCGAG CTCCACTACCTGCGGCTCCCCAAGGACATCAGCGATGACCACGTGATCCTGATGGACTGCACGGTGTCCACTGGCGCCGCAGCCATGATGGCCGTGCGGGTGCTGCTG GACCACGACGTGCCAGAGGACAAGATCTTCCTGCTGTCGCTGCTCATGGCCGAGATGGGCGTCCACTCGGTGGCCTACGCGTTCCCCCGCGTGCGGATCATCACCACGGCAGTGGACAAGCGCGTCAACGACCTCTTCCGCATCATCCCCGGCATCG GGAACTTTGGCGACCGCTACTTCGGGACTGACGCTGTCCCCGACGGCAGCGACGAGGAGGAGGGGGGCTCTGCCAGCTAG